AACAGTTCAAAAAATTGCACCTCAAATCAGGAATATGGATAGTTACTGCCTACAATTACATCTGCTCATCTCTTCTATATTATGCCAAAACAAAATAACACGTCGGCAACTCATTAATACTTCAAGGAACTTACATTGAAAATCCACAGTTCACTTTGGAGAACTGAAAGCGATGactatagttaaataaaagaaCTAGGACCGACGTTACCCACCTCAATTGCCATCAAAGGTGGCATCTCAACTTGGGTGCACGCCAAGAAGGTGATCCCCTCACGAACCACTTGAAACAGGTAGTGGGTGGGTGAAGCAATAACAGGTACAAGCTATTTTATCACAAGGGAAAGAAAATCATACACAGAAAATGCCAAATACTCAAATAGgcataaaaaacataaaaaattgataTCCGTGCATAATCAATTCGAATCACAATTATAGTTGCTGGGGATACCTTCAAAGATTCACCTTGAGTAAGTATTTGGTCCCAGAACCAATCGCATATGGCGCGGTCAACCCGGTGACCAGTAAGCTGTTTCTCAAGCAACACTTCCCTGAAATTTCAGATCATTTCTGAATCGTCAGCCAATTTTCTTTTTCGATTCCGTAAATTCAATTACTGAAGAAAATTCCCATTAAGAAATCCAAGCATTCCTATTTGAAGCACAACTGATGTACTATCTCTCTTCACTGCAAAAACAGCTAGAGCCAATCCAAATCCTAGAACAGCCTACTATTTTGTTACCCAGTTGCAACAGAAATTGTATCCAGGAATTTTATGTTTTGGTCCCATCAACAATTTATCAAAGCTGAAAATATCCAGGtctaataaaatatgtaaaccCTTAAATACAGTAATTTTCAACAATTTATTACCATTCAATCTAATAACCATTTTAACAATATATTTCTGCTAGCAGGAAATGATTTTCAATTCTGACAGCTGAATATGTAAACCCTTAAATCTGAATATACCAAGGATTGAAATTTACATTTACCAGCAACAATTTCTTGACGCATATATCATGAAAATAGTTGGGGTGGGGATTTGAGATCATACCCGGAATCTGATAGAAGAAATATACACTGCAACATGCTTTCTCGATTTTGTTCCCAAATTGTGTAGAGGCTTCTCTGTTCCACATGTGTAGAGTATAAACAAAAATGACAAAGTTTAACTTCAATTCATTGAAATGAATCACTTAAGCTATTAAATTGGATTGTTTATTAAACAAATCAAGTTAGGGACGAGCATTCAgattattacatatttaattaaatacctaaaattcaaatttaaaaatccaaaaattttaTGAATCTATCGAACAAAAAATTAGAACTATATTATAGTTTATATTTGCTGAAAtctcaaataaaatattactcctattagTTATATTTGACCCCAAAATCCAAATAACTCACAATTAGTTTGATTCGTTTATgttaatttttatgtattaaaAAACGTGATTGAATATAAAGTAGGGGTTAATTTTAGATATCACAAAATACCGGGGTCAATCTACGATTACCAAAAAATCGAAGTTCAGCACTCAGTTACCAAGATGGGAATGGAGGTCAGTATTTCTGAATTTGTATAACTGGAATAAACATAAGCAGACGCCCATCCACCACACCATAGAAAATTTCCCAAGGGTCGGAATTCAAGGAGATCTTGCAATCGTAAATCCCCAAAGCATGGATCTTCATCCAGTAAGTTGATTTCTTCCCCATTGTTCAGTCGTTTCTCAATTATTCAATTATTATGTAAAAATTTCCCTTGTCGGGACATGGATGATGAATGTTGTAATTCTCTTACGACTAATTAAACCTATTATATTGTAGCATGGATCGGTAAATTTAACTTATTTTTAATCTGCATTTCTTGTTCGCGGTAAGTTTCACTCCTGCCATTGGCAAGATCACCAATCCAATTTGGTTGATTTCAGAGGGTTTCCGTTCTAATACTTTGATGCGTTGGAAATCATGGTGTGTGGGTCTCGAGTCGGTGAAATGGCTGATTGACTTGGAAATACAAAGCGATCTTCATATGTTCATTGATTTGGGAGGCTTCAGATATCTGAAACTATCTGATGAAATTAATATGTTTCAGTGTCATGCAAAGCTATATTAACAGATTTATAGGAAATTTAGTTTATTCCATCCCCATCTCTTTTTGAAAAATGACCCATTGAGCTTTAGTATGATGGGTTTACATTTGTTAATTGCCAGCAATCAGCATTATGTCATAGGTATATATCTCTTTGAAACTCGCATTAGCTAGAGTCAACTTAAGAAACCTAACcaaataacttttttttctaCTTCGCTGATCTTTAGGTAGCTTAACTAACTAAATCCAATGTCCACGACTCCCCTAATCTCCGTTAATTAACAGAGATTCATTTTGAAGTGCTTTTGTAATTTAATGGTTTGCAGGGGATTTTTTTTGCTTCATAAGTTGGAGCCTAAAGTTTTAAAAATCTGCTACGTAACCTTCTACTGTTTTAGTGTCTTTTAGGTAAAGAAGCATGATGTTTATCACTTTAATTTGTATTCAGATTTACAATAGCTCTTAGATTCCTGTCTGATTGAGTGCATCTGTGTACCTCATTTATCTTTCTCTGTTGATAATCGTGGGGTGGAAGATAATATGTTGGAGCCATGTAACCTTGTTGAAGATTCAGTGGTTAAGTGTTTTAGAGACACTGGTTATTCAAGAAAGGATAGTGAAATTTGTCAATTTGTGTGAGGTTCAGTTTTGAAATCTTACTCTAAGGCTATAATGGTTGTTGAGTTTAATTAGTCAATTTACTAGTGAACAGAGAAAATATTGTCTTTCTAGTTAATGTCACATTGCCACTGAAGGAATATTGAAACTTAAGCTTGTTGTCCAATACCATTCACTTAGCTTAACATTTGCTGAGAATATATGGAATCCTTAATTTCATTATCTTATTTGTCTTTGAGGAATGTGAATTAATCGATTCTTATCTTTCTATGCTCCCTACAACCACAAGTTTTCAGATTTTGTATTGTTATTTCAACCGCTTTTTGTTCAAGAATCTCTTGTATTAATTGTATTCCTTCTATTTTAGTGAAATAAGAACTACTTATATTCCATTCCATCTTGACTGAAAAATGCTATGGTAGCCTTTAAAATGCTTTGCATATCTATAATTCCTTTTGCATCCTTAAAGTGAAGGATTTGGAGATTGTTACGATGTTTGATGTACCCTTTTGTTTTCATGTATAAGTTCATCAATTTCTACAATTTGTTGGTTGCACATTCCACTATTTCTACAATTCTACAAAGTGGTACATTGAACTATAGGGCAGAAATTGTAGTCGATCTAAATGGAAAAGTTTAATCTGGTCCACTATGAGCATCATGATTTCATGAATTTagataaaaatatatagaatgaaaatattttttatctaCTCCACACTTGTATTCTTTCCACACTAATTTCtgactcttttctttttctgcaGCCTCAAGGGGAGAATTATGCTCATCCACAAATATGCTTCTTCCATGTGCTTTTCAAGGTTTATTGCACTTTACCTATCTGACTTTTCAGTTTGGTCATAGTCTTGTGTTTTGCTTTTGAATTTGTCAATATTCTAACGCCACGAAAGTGATATCTTTCTAGGGGACTGCCTTGGCATTTTATATTCTTTCAGCTCTATTTGTGAATAATTTTGTCGTCATATTCGTGATCACCGTACTTCTAGCTGCACTTGATTTTTGGGTTGTCAAGAATGTAAGTGGACGCATCTTAGTGGGCCTCAGGTGGTGGAATGAAATCAATGACGATGGTGAGAGTGTGTGGAAATTTGAATGCCTTGACCAAGAGGTGAGGATCTATTGCCACTTTAATGCATCTTATCTGTTCTACTCTGCCATAACCATGTTTACtcatcattttcattttattcagtCAATGGCTCGAATGAACAAGAAGGATTCATGGCTGTTCTGGTGGACCTTATACCTTACGGTAAATAAAGAATCTTGATTTAAGATACCATACGGATATTATCTTTAGTTCAATTGGAAAGGAAAGGATAATGGTAGATAGATGATGTTCAAAAGGTTAGGCAAATGAGGAGTTGCATATGAATGATGGTGTGCGTTATTGTTGAATTATTAATTCTTTCGCAGCAATCATgtaggagtattttatttttgcatgTAAAGCCTTCTCCATTTGATGTCATCAGATCTTCCTTGAgctatttatttttctaattaattaattttttttattttctcaccAGGCTGTTGTATGGATCTTTTTTGCCATATTCTCTCTGATTAGGTTCCAAGCTGATTATCTTCTTGTTGTTGGCGTGTGCTTGACGCTTAGCATTGCTAATATCATCGGCTTCAGTAAATGTCGGAAAGGTTCGTTTACTATGGATGTTTATCCCAAGTGTCGGATTTTACAAATTCTACTCAAGTCTCAACtgtttttacttgtttttctgTATTGATGCTCATATTTTCCTGCTTAGTGCATAAATTTCTTTGACTGCTGCTGCTGGTTTTCTGTAGTGATTGATGCTCATACTTATTGTTGAATGTTGTTACTTATGGTAGCCTCCTGGATTCTGTTTTTTACTGTAGTGAATTATTCATGCAAATTAGAGTCCTCACTTTTAACCTAGGAAGTAAAAATAGTCATCTGATTATTTTCGTCCTTGATGTAACTGTATGTGGTTCAATTTTTCTTCCAGATGCTAAGAAGCAGCTTCAGGCATTTGCTTCCCAGACCATTGCTTCTCGTTTCCAATCCACCATTCAGTCAGCATTTAGTGTTGTTTGAGTTGCTTAACTCATTGAGAGGAACACGCGCAAGCTGCTGTCGAGCAGATTTTATTTTCCTATAGTGTAAATGAAAATTTAGAAGAGTTGCTCATATACATTCATGTAGACAGAAGAAGGTGCATGTCTATGTACCATTTTTTGATATCTAAAGATGGTTGTAATACGTAAAAAAATTCCTTGTTTATTAGGAAGGGGGTTTTATCATTTGTTCTCATTGTGTGTGATTACTGAATGTGGTTTaattttcaagaatttttttaatgatcATCAATATAAAGGATCGAGAGGATATTTGATTAAAGAAACATCAAGCAAGCAAGATGCACTTAATAACTTTTGTGGGATTCGTGGAATATTCTAAGGTATTCTTTAAAATTTCGTATTTCATGTATCCAAACACAAGCTTAACATGGTATATATTctgaacaaaaaaatatttattcaatGTTTAGATGAAATTAAACTTTAAGGACAAAATTGTCTAAACACATTAGCAACCCAGTGGCCAGTGTAAAGGTTTCGATGTATTAGGAAAATATGGATATAATGAAGGTTGTGGTGAGAGTGTGACCTTGTCTTATCCCTATTGTAAGAATCACACGCTCTCAAATGATAACTCCATAAAATGTTAATTTCCCATTTCAGTTTTTCTCTCAACGAACTAACTGATcacggtggtggtggtggtggttgataTTCAATATGGCAAGTCTGGTGGTGGTGCAGCACAGACAACCGTCTTCCACCGTCCTCTCATCTTCTCTCTCAGACTTCAACGGCGCCAGACTTACTTCCTCACTCCAGGTATTCCCAACACACAGATGTGCAGAAAATCAGCAAAATACACTTTACTACTATTATTGAATTCCATACAACTGTCTTGGCTTTTGAAGCAAATGATGCCTCAACTCaatgcaagaaaaaaaaaagtagtataTGATCATGATTCATGCACGAAGCTTCAAATCTTTTTAGTGTGCAATCTAATCAAGATTTGGGTGCAGTTGAGGAGGAAAGTATGGCAGCCGAAAGGAGCATTACGCGTTAGTGCATCGAGTGCCAAGAAAATCCTTATAATGGGAGGCACTCGATTCATCGGCATATTCTTGTCCAGACTCCTCGTCAAAGAAGGCCACCAGGTTCACTCATTCTCCCCTGCTGCTGATTCTGTGTTGATGTTGTTCCTTGCCTTTGAAAACCCGAAACACCGAATGGCAGGTCACACTTTTCACTAGAGGGAAAGCTCCAATTGCTCAACAATTGCCTGGTGAATCTGAGGCTGAATTTTCTGATTTCTCCTCCAAGGTATGCTAGCTTCCACCTGATACGAACGCACAGGGTAATATAagtttcttcaatttttgtgGTTCGTGTAGATCTTACACTTGAAGGGAGACAGACAAGATTTTGATTTTGTCAAGACCAGTCTTGCTGCAGAAGGATTTGATGTTGTATATGATATCAATGGTGTGTGTCAATCAATATATCTCTAACTTGTTTCATTTTCGTGTTGTAAAAAAGTTTCCCTCACATTTCTTGGCATTGTGGAATAGGGCGTGAGGCAGTTGAAGTTGAACCTATACTTGATGCTCTGCCAAATCTTGAACAGTTAGGATCTTTACCACTTGGATTGTATTGCACAATTCTATTGCTTTCTTTTTCTgagttgtgtgtgtgtttttacAGGTACATTTACTGCTCATCAGCAGGAGTTTACCTCAAAACTGATTATCCTCCACATTATGAGGTCAGCATTTATCTTGTTTAGAATCAAAATCACTTGCATACATATATCGGCATCTGATCTTCACGCTTCATTGAAGGTCGATGCAGTTGATCCGAAGAGCAGACACAAGGGCAAGCTCGAGACAGAGAGCTTGCTAGCATCAAGAGATGTGAACTGGACTTCTATAAGGCCAGTCTACATCTACGGGCCGCTGAACTACAACCCTGTTGAGGAATGGTTCTTCCACCGGCTGAAAGAAGGCCGGCCCATCCCCGTCCCCAACTCAGGCATACAGATCACACAGCTTGGTCATGTCAAGGTATCTCACTCGTAACACCATCTCCACTTCCCTATAATCTTGCCACTACTACTCAAGACACAACTTCATTCTCTTGTATCCAAACTTTCAGGACCTCGCCACGGCCTTCATCAAGGTGCTTGGCAATCCGAAAGCAAGCAAGGAAGTGTTCAACATCTCTGGAGATAAATATGTCACCTTTGATGGTCTAGCAAGAGCATGTGCTAAGGTAAATCCTCACAAAATGCACTTccaaaaaaaaaggtaaatccTCACAGCTTGTAATAGCTTACtaaacacataaaaaaattgACAGGCTGGTGGCTTCCCTGAGCCCGAGATTGTTCATTACAACCCCAAAGAGTTCGATTTTGGCAAGAAGAAGGCCTTCCCTTTCCGAGACCAGGTACTGGAACGAGCAATGCGTTAGTATTTTTTTGCATTGCAAAGATTGCTtagatgttgtgtttgaatgcAGCATTTCTTCGCCTCGATTGACAAGGCAAAGAGCTTACTGGGATGGACGCCGGAGTTTGATCTTGTGGCAGGCCTTACAGACTCCTACAACCTAGACTTTGGCAGAGGGACATTCAGGAAAGCAGCTGATTTCTCAACTGATGACATTATCCTGGGCAAGTCTCTTGTTACTCAGTCCTAGAACAATAATATAGCTTCATTTGTTGTTATTGCACAATCCAATGTAATACACTAGTTCCTTAATGATTATTAACAAAGGCCCTAACATCACGAACAAGAAATTGAAACTCACGCAATTCTTGAAAAGAATAGAAACCATGAAAGGCATTTGGGTACTCAACCAATTCCACTTGCTGAGCCACTGAGCATAACTTCTCTATCGATCTTGCAACAAATCATCCCCTTCCACCACCACCAACGCCCTCGGAAACTCCACGCTCTCCAAATCACCCTCACCGCCGCCGCATGGTCCCGGTCAGCCCCCACCGGCAGGAACATCCTCCACATCAGCATGGGCCCATTCGCCAGCCTCACATCCGACTCCGTCCGTCCTCCCCTCCAAAGAACGGCTGCACCGCCACCTTATCAAGCACGTGCCTTTCGCTCTCACTCCCTGCCCTGACCGCCACGTGGTGCGCTATATTCCCGCCAGGAAGCAGCGCTGCAAATCGATGCTTGGCGGCAGGACTTCATTGTTGAGGAAGCGGAGGGCGTCGAAGGCGTCGTGGTACTGGGAGGGGCACCTGTGCTCgggggcgacggcggcggcgagGGAGAGGCAGAGGTCGTGGCAGGGCTTGGAGTCGggggagaagaaggagaagccGCCGCCGTGGAAGTAGACAAGGAGGGGGAGTCTTTGGGAGTGGGAGGGTACGAAGAGGCGGAACCAGAGGTCGCGGGAGGGGTCGACGGAGATGTCGGAGAAGGAGACAGGGGAGGCCGGGATTTTGGGGTCGAGGAGGCGGCGGTTTATGGTTCCGTCGGAGCGGTAGAACAGGAATGAGCCGATGAAGAATTTGAGCCTCATCATGAGTGGGCGGGTGAGGGTTCTACTCCTATGGTTATTATCATCTTCATCGCCCATGCTTGCTGATGATTTTCTGTTTTCACCTCTGCAAATACTGCATTTATAATGGTTAGTTATACCTAAACAATTAAATACTCCTAACGGAAAACGAGGAACCTAACCAATAGtatcataaaaataatgtaaatttagaATGAACCATGAGTCCATGATGCATGTTTGtgataatttataaaaataaattgaggTAGATGTATAAACTAAAGTTTTAATTGAATCGTACTCTTttatttgttaatattatttctCTTTTGTAGTCTCTAACATTTTgttacttatttttatttttatcggcCGCTAAAAAGTTGGCATTTTTCACtgttattatatttatagattattcaaagaatcgacgattgcttgcgcatTCCccacttgaaaattttctaatatgtatcccgaactcagattaTGACCTTTGGGTGGCAAAACTTGTCAGAAACAAAAGGACTTAATTAGAGAAGAAGACAAAAATTCAGTTCTGGAGAGAACTGAAAAACTCGTTCAATCTGAGAGAGGAACGATTGAAatgattgaattattttttttaacttgtcTTCTGTCTAATCTcatttatatagagttatgatagGTCAGATTAGTGATCCATGGAAGTTGGACTTGGTCAAACCGGTTGGAGTTATACTTAAAATTGAgcctcaatttaatacaagtccaacataatattattatcagtcactacagtaaaataatattgactgcccgtccaatcccaaattatgagtaatccggactttacctctttaatttattatttctcgtgtttaagatataaatatctattaattaatttaagtcagctatttgactttaattaattaatatcttattccaagagttgtctagttcaaaatctttatttattattcaggaataaattccaaccgaccgagtttctgaataataaaacctttttcgaacacctcttgaggatattatcaaaatgGACTCACCTAACACACGATTCATTGGGATAACAATACTacagacattgatcaccactacccaagatatcaggttCTTGGATTACGAAAAatctgcaccatttgataaatcaaagtagtgcacaatcaatatcgtatgatcaatgttatgtcaacaatgattaataAATAACAATCAttgagacctcgtctttcagtaaatagcaaaaaagacttatctcaactgttagatccttcagtgttATACCATACCAGtatcgtttatttcctaagttaagGAAACATACGGACTGACACTACAACCTTTACGATAGGTAGTTAAACtttatctaggttgtgaaattttatttctcttctacGAAGAACCGACTGTGTCATCTTCTGTGAACGTccttcacgaccagtctactatgcagaggagttagacttgtttgcttcttaacAATGATAATTAGTAGTAATATGGACCTTGCTATAATTAACTTCTAGAAGTAAAATTAATTGGGAATTAACTCCATGTCATTGAATATCCAACTCTTCCTATAATTAAAAACTGATAGCTAATGACTTTTTAGGTTtggtattttagtttttttttatattttattttgatattctATTACTCTTTATTTACTTATAATCAATTAAATTTTATCTTACAGTTGTAGGTATAATTTATAATTGAATATAATTAGTTTTATAGACTTACTATAATTAGTCTCATCATCATATTTAAAGGAATtccattaagagcatccacaatagtggtgggagtgaaggccgccgtccgtgccagcggcgaggacgaggaccgccgccgctgcgctcgcgccgtgccagcgagcaggcgacgtggcggcttatgattgggcaacggcatagccgttgcctttgaattatttattttttattttaaatttttttttaaattatataaaatgattaaaaaaaatttccaaatccaaaaaatatggccgtttttttcccgttttttctgatttttttttatttttttttatattttttatatttttttccccaaaatcatctataaatacacacattcatcatccatttatcacatctattcatctctcattcttaattctcatacaaactatcaacacattcatccctcattcaaaacctcaaatggatttcacccatattatggcggaagctcaacagcgaggtctcccccacgccgaggcgagcatacgacggtcgGCCAAagaatcgagacaaggcacacaatgcgcgatacccgaatccacaatcaactacaagaagacctaatcaaacacatgtgggcgaaattcggcaacgcgtagaggtttttttaatttttagtattttaattatgtaatttttaattttttaggattttaattatgtcgtttttattttatttgtcatttgtaatattatttaggtttttttaatgaattttagtattattgaaatgttattgtttaattgaattttaaattaattgtgctcgtccttgcggaagagcacagctgtgagtgttgtgctcttgccagagagcaggcagaaaagtggggccgggcccacaaccgtgccgctggcaagagcacggttgtggatgctctaacaaacAGTCTCCATTTTTATGGTTAGTTATACCTAAACAATTAAATACTCTTAACATATTTAACTAAAAACAAGAAACCTAactaatagtagtataataaaAATGATGTAAATTCAATGAACCAGGAAGATATTTGTGATAGcagtttataaaattaattgcgCTGGATGTATATAAACTATGGTCGGATGAAATTACCCACTATGGTCGTGTCTGATGAAAGTTGCGATCGGGAGTAGGGGAGGCTACTCCCATATAACCGGGAAACCAGCACCAGCACTGCCTGGAAGCAAGGAGTACGATGATTGGGAGGAGACGGATCTAATCGTCTTCTCGTGGATTGTGGGCAATATCGAAACCGATATCATTGCGAATTTCGCCCATCATCAGACGGCCAAGGCAATCTGGGATAACCTATCCACCACATACGAGAGTGAAGCCGATCTCTATCTCGTGTATGACTTGGAGGATAAGGCAAACACGATTAAGCAGGGGAACATGGATCTGGAAACATATTATCGAAAAATCCATGGAATGTGGATCAATATCGACCAGCATTAGAAACAACCGGTTGACTGTTGTGACAAGGAGTAAACCAATTTCGAGTTTACTCGAACACCAAGAGGCTGCTCCGATTTCTGGCAGGGCTGAACGAGGAGCACGAGGGAGTCCGGCATGACATCCTCCAGGAAGTGACCCCTCCCCCCGTAGAAACTGCCTATGGGTGGGTCAAAAGGGAGGCGGCTCGACGGAGACTCGGGCCACTG
This sequence is a window from Salvia splendens isolate huo1 chromosome 5, SspV2, whole genome shotgun sequence. Protein-coding genes within it:
- the LOC121805567 gene encoding Golgi apparatus membrane protein-like protein ECHIDNA, whose product is MDLHPPQGENYAHPQICFFHVLFKGTALAFYILSALFVNNFVVIFVITVLLAALDFWVVKNVSGRILVGLRWWNEINDDGESVWKFECLDQESMARMNKKDSWLFWWTLYLTAVVWIFFAIFSLIRFQADYLLVVGVCLTLSIANIIGFSKCRKDAKKQLQAFASQTIASRFQSTIQSAFSVV
- the LOC121805733 gene encoding chloroplast stem-loop binding protein of 41 kDa b, chloroplastic-like, which gives rise to MASLVVVQHRQPSSTVLSSSLSDFNGARLTSSLQLRRKVWQPKGALRVSASSAKKILIMGGTRFIGIFLSRLLVKEGHQVTLFTRGKAPIAQQLPGESEAEFSDFSSKILHLKGDRQDFDFVKTSLAAEGFDVVYDINGREAVEVEPILDALPNLEQYIYCSSAGVYLKTDYPPHYEVDAVDPKSRHKGKLETESLLASRDVNWTSIRPVYIYGPLNYNPVEEWFFHRLKEGRPIPVPNSGIQITQLGHVKDLATAFIKVLGNPKASKEVFNISGDKYVTFDGLARACAKAGGFPEPEIVHYNPKEFDFGKKKAFPFRDQHFFASIDKAKSLLGWTPEFDLVAGLTDSYNLDFGRGTFRKAADFSTDDIILGKSLVTQS